In Candidatus Tectomicrobia bacterium, a single window of DNA contains:
- a CDS encoding cupin domain-containing protein, whose translation MFEVEELPGSIIPYHSHSQEETVVVLEGALRLNVEENLSVVEEGQIAVIRENAVHAYASVGKNPARVLIGLSGGPLPASRETDPDDEPEEEFPYSL comes from the coding sequence GTGTTCGAAGTCGAAGAGCTTCCTGGATCCATCATCCCCTATCATAGCCACTCCCAGGAAGAGACCGTCGTCGTTTTAGAGGGCGCCCTGCGCCTCAACGTGGAAGAGAATCTGTCGGTGGTGGAAGAAGGTCAGATCGCCGTCATCCGCGAGAACGCCGTCCACGCCTACGCCTCGGTGGGAAAGAACCCGGCGCGGGTGCTCATCGGCCTCTCGGGCGGACCCTTGCCCGCGAGCCGCGAAACCGACCCGGACGACGAGCCCGAAGAAGAATTTCCCTACAGCCTCTAA